In a genomic window of Bradyrhizobium sp. LLZ17:
- a CDS encoding UDP-glucose/GDP-mannose dehydrogenase family protein — MRIAMIGTGYVGLVSGACFADFGHDVTCVDKNEKKIASLHRGEIPIYEPGLDELVASNVRAKRLDFTTDLSKPVADADAVFIAVGTPSRRGDGHADLSYVYAAAREIAQSLTGFTVVVTKSTVPVGTGDEVERIIRETNPKADVVVASNPEFLREGAAIRDFKFPDRVVVGTSDERGRKLMGDIYRPLSLNQAPLMFTERRTAEMIKYAANAFLATKITFINEIADLSEKVGANVQEVARGIGLDNRIGTKFLHAGPGFGGSCFPKDTKALIKIAQDYDVSLRIVESVLAVNENRKRAMARKVSQALGGSLRGKTIAVLGLTFKPDTDDMRDAPSIPLVTGLLDMGAKVKAFDPVGMEQAKGELPSITYCEDAYSCAQGADAIVIITEWVQFRALDLDRLKATMAQPVIVDLRNIYRPEEMAAAGFVYESIGRSSARRLGR, encoded by the coding sequence ATGCGCATCGCGATGATCGGCACGGGCTATGTGGGACTGGTGTCCGGCGCCTGCTTTGCGGATTTCGGTCACGACGTCACCTGCGTCGACAAGAACGAGAAGAAGATCGCTAGCCTTCATCGCGGCGAGATCCCGATCTACGAGCCCGGGCTGGACGAGCTGGTCGCGAGCAACGTCAGGGCCAAGCGGCTCGACTTCACCACCGACCTGTCCAAGCCGGTCGCGGACGCCGATGCTGTCTTCATCGCGGTCGGCACGCCGTCGCGCCGTGGCGACGGTCATGCCGATCTCTCCTATGTCTACGCCGCGGCACGCGAGATCGCTCAGTCACTCACCGGCTTCACCGTCGTGGTGACCAAGTCGACCGTTCCGGTCGGCACCGGCGATGAGGTCGAGCGCATCATTCGCGAGACCAATCCAAAGGCCGACGTGGTCGTTGCCTCCAACCCCGAATTCCTGCGCGAGGGCGCGGCGATCCGCGATTTCAAGTTCCCCGACCGTGTCGTGGTCGGCACTTCCGACGAGCGTGGCCGCAAGCTGATGGGCGACATCTATCGCCCGCTCTCGCTGAACCAGGCCCCCTTGATGTTCACCGAGCGCCGCACCGCCGAGATGATCAAATACGCCGCGAATGCGTTCCTCGCGACCAAGATCACGTTCATCAACGAGATCGCGGACCTGTCCGAGAAAGTCGGCGCCAACGTGCAGGAGGTCGCGCGCGGGATTGGCCTGGACAACCGCATCGGCACCAAGTTCCTCCATGCCGGCCCCGGCTTCGGCGGCTCCTGCTTCCCGAAGGACACCAAGGCGCTGATCAAGATCGCGCAAGACTATGATGTGTCCTTGCGCATTGTCGAATCCGTGCTGGCGGTCAACGAGAACCGCAAGCGCGCGATGGCGCGGAAGGTCAGCCAGGCGCTCGGCGGCTCGCTGCGCGGCAAGACCATCGCCGTGCTCGGCCTCACCTTCAAGCCCGACACCGACGACATGCGCGACGCGCCATCGATCCCGCTGGTCACCGGCCTCCTCGACATGGGCGCGAAGGTCAAGGCCTTCGATCCCGTCGGCATGGAGCAGGCCAAGGGTGAGCTGCCCAGCATCACCTATTGCGAGGATGCCTATTCCTGCGCGCAAGGCGCCGACGCCATCGTCATCATCACCGAATGGGTGCAGTTCCGCGCGCTCGATCTCGACCGGCTGAAGGCGACCATGGCGCAGCCTGTCATCGTCGACCTCCGCAACATCTACCGCCCCGAAGAGATGGCCGCCGCGGGCTTCGTCTATGAGAGCATCGGGCGCTCGAGTGCTCGACGGCTAGGCAGGTAG
- a CDS encoding Ig-like domain-containing protein has protein sequence MTYALTVNGTSGADTLFGGTGNDLLTGGASSDLFVVSKGYGSDTISDFQGGTGGDVLRVQNYGFATFASFMSAAKQTGTDVIVTLSSSETLTLQNVALSSLTAANVVLDNPLPVSASPNTAWTTIGAGGTLTGGPTNDSLQAMGDGVTLTGGAGDDLYFMYNHETKVVELAGQGIDTIYDGMIDGYSLVNAPNVENLTLGASYNAPATGNDLDNIIVGNAGNNMIDGGKGNDVLTGGAGSDTFVIRTGNGNDVITDFQAGAGGDILQINGTTFKTVADVTAAMQQVGRDVVLSLGNGEKVTLENTQVQNFTTANINIVTAPTGLIQTFGDDFNSLSAGQDPHLTWKTNYAWSGVGSYTLSGEQEVYVDPSFTGLPGTQASSPLGLNPFSIQDGHLVITAAPIPSSDAAYIGNHQFSSGVITTENSFVQTYGYFEMKATLPDTKGAWPAFWMLPINTHGLGTELDALEALGKEPDQSHWGFVSSSTSSQGYWANTANLTAGDHTFGVEWTPYTLTYFVDGVEVGQVATPSDMNTAMYMIANLAVGGSWAGNADPSATAQMSIDYIKAYQLPEYTLANYTLLTSGAPTTTIAGTESADSLTGTSGNDLLGGAGGADTMTGRLGDDTYVVTDPNAKVVESYGGGVDTVISSVTYKLPDYVENLTLTGSATIDGTGNSESNMIIGNGAANVITGGLGNDILTGGGGADTFVINSGDGSDIITDFTPGVASGHDIVQLNGFAFTSFNDIKAAMTQVGNDVYLALTSQDTLVFRNTTISAFTSDDFQLPSTLPVGGAITSWISGATSSHIVYGTAANDQITAVNADDTLVGWTGDDTYVIGNPNQKIIENPGGGIDSVQAWSSYTLPTNVENLTLMTGGLTGVGNELANRMVGSSGNDILNGAGGDDWLFGGAGNDTFIYGVGSGHDTIADFHVFTSVTAEHDKLVLKGYGSGAYLTNVGDEWTVHYAGGTDNLRIAGVTQLSSSDYAFVSATGSSMTMAGLTAPTISLAGSTSSAAGGLTNANQLTLTGTAQAGVTIKIFDQTAQIGVATADGNGIWSFATSALTDGSHSFMALATDGAGDVGGVSSSLTITIDATAPNAPSIATFSPDTSILGDSITSANPLTLTGTAEAGSKVLVFDGATQVGTATVDAGGSWSFATGTLVDGAHAFTGQAVDAAGNVSVTSGALNVTVDTVAPNAPVLVSDTLAASNKMVVSGTAEAGSTIKLYEGTTLLGTAVTATNGAWSVTTGSLAAGTHAFTAVATDAAGNSSDLSAVFDPVVGTLIESAGATSLTIVGSNYHLSTAGTDLLLKYGGLAYVAGQFNGWAAIGAETILGGYEVAWKNTFTGMYTLWKTDTNGNFASYLLSNVAGTNTSLESGEMILHQDLNGDGTIGLLAPNKVLEFKGTTSLVQVDDNFYLFSKTTGVGPQLKFGGLPVLASQRTFTPALGAEQTSTGYTVVWKISSTDYSIWTTDSNGNETSYVHASGTSTALESLETTFQQDLNGDGSIGVVASQMTLAPPTTVIESQGKTSLVQMGDNFDLFDGTGTGPELKYGGLPVLASQRVTTPALGAEQTATGYTVVWKVGADEYSIWNTDKNGNETSYVHVSGSDGALKALEPSFLQDLNGDGVINTPSTVLDISGKTTLALNNMSQVAKIELGAALELTGAVSGSVTFAAVTGTLVLDHSTQFTGAIYGLSGNGDPSSSDILDLKDISFGTGTKVAYSGDTSGGILTVADAQNHTAQIKLVGDYTHSTFNLSSDGNGGTLVIDPPVDQFNFSFAKASTPAPIHAAVAGDAFVFTGTAVAGPVQLLISTDLARDQASLTANHIEANYDHAQEQGVPHIEFTSHIGPTDPHGYLLHA, from the coding sequence ATGACCTATGCCTTGACAGTCAATGGAACTTCCGGCGCCGATACCTTGTTTGGCGGTACTGGAAACGACCTGTTAACCGGCGGCGCCAGCAGCGACCTCTTCGTTGTTTCGAAGGGGTATGGCTCCGACACCATCAGCGACTTTCAAGGCGGCACCGGTGGGGACGTGTTGCGCGTGCAGAACTACGGTTTTGCAACGTTTGCAAGCTTTATGTCCGCTGCAAAGCAGACCGGCACGGATGTTATCGTCACGCTCTCGTCGAGCGAGACGCTCACGTTGCAGAATGTTGCGCTCTCGTCTCTCACGGCGGCAAACGTCGTCCTCGACAATCCGCTCCCGGTCAGTGCATCGCCGAATACGGCGTGGACCACAATCGGCGCCGGGGGGACGCTCACGGGCGGTCCGACAAATGACTCGCTGCAGGCGATGGGGGATGGCGTCACGCTGACCGGCGGCGCAGGCGACGATCTGTACTTCATGTACAATCACGAAACGAAGGTGGTCGAGCTCGCGGGTCAGGGCATCGATACCATCTACGATGGCATGATCGACGGCTACAGTCTCGTCAATGCGCCGAATGTTGAGAATCTGACGCTGGGGGCAAGCTACAACGCGCCCGCGACCGGCAACGATCTCGACAACATCATCGTTGGCAACGCCGGCAACAACATGATCGATGGCGGCAAGGGCAATGACGTCCTCACCGGGGGAGCAGGCAGCGACACCTTTGTTATTAGGACCGGGAATGGCAACGACGTCATCACTGATTTTCAAGCCGGCGCTGGCGGGGACATTCTCCAGATCAATGGCACGACCTTCAAGACGGTCGCCGATGTCACGGCCGCCATGCAGCAGGTTGGCAGGGATGTGGTTCTGTCGCTCGGCAACGGCGAGAAGGTAACGCTCGAAAATACACAGGTTCAGAACTTCACGACCGCCAACATCAATATCGTCACAGCGCCAACGGGTCTGATTCAGACCTTTGGCGACGATTTCAACTCGCTGTCCGCCGGCCAGGATCCGCATCTGACCTGGAAGACAAACTACGCCTGGAGCGGAGTAGGAAGTTACACACTTTCCGGCGAGCAGGAGGTCTATGTCGACCCGAGCTTTACTGGCCTGCCTGGGACCCAGGCGTCGAGCCCGCTGGGCCTCAATCCGTTCTCCATTCAGGACGGCCATCTTGTCATCACGGCAGCGCCCATTCCATCCAGCGATGCGGCCTATATCGGCAACCATCAATTCTCATCGGGCGTGATTACTACCGAAAACAGCTTCGTTCAGACCTATGGCTACTTCGAGATGAAGGCCACGTTGCCCGACACTAAGGGCGCCTGGCCTGCCTTCTGGATGTTGCCGATCAACACCCACGGCTTGGGCACGGAGCTCGATGCGCTCGAGGCGCTGGGCAAGGAGCCTGACCAGTCCCATTGGGGCTTCGTATCGTCATCCACTTCAAGTCAGGGCTATTGGGCCAACACCGCCAATCTCACGGCAGGCGATCACACTTTCGGCGTGGAATGGACCCCGTACACGTTGACCTATTTCGTCGATGGCGTGGAGGTCGGACAAGTTGCGACCCCATCCGACATGAACACGGCGATGTACATGATCGCCAATCTGGCGGTGGGCGGAAGCTGGGCCGGCAACGCGGATCCCAGCGCAACGGCGCAGATGAGCATCGACTACATCAAGGCCTATCAGCTGCCGGAGTATACGCTTGCGAACTACACGCTTCTGACCAGCGGCGCTCCGACCACGACCATCGCGGGCACCGAAAGCGCAGATAGCTTGACCGGAACGTCAGGCAACGACCTGCTCGGCGGTGCAGGAGGCGCCGACACGATGACCGGCAGGCTTGGTGACGATACTTACGTCGTCACGGATCCAAACGCCAAGGTGGTCGAGAGCTACGGCGGTGGGGTGGATACCGTCATTTCCTCCGTCACGTACAAGCTCCCCGACTACGTCGAGAACCTGACGCTGACCGGTTCGGCCACGATCGACGGTACCGGCAATTCCGAGTCCAACATGATCATCGGCAATGGCGCTGCCAACGTGATCACCGGCGGACTTGGCAATGACATCCTGACTGGCGGCGGGGGTGCCGACACATTCGTAATCAATTCGGGCGACGGCTCTGACATCATCACCGACTTCACGCCTGGAGTAGCCTCGGGACATGATATCGTTCAGCTGAACGGCTTTGCGTTCACGTCCTTTAACGACATCAAGGCAGCGATGACACAGGTCGGAAACGACGTGTATCTCGCGCTGACGAGCCAGGACACTCTGGTTTTTCGCAACACAACGATTTCGGCCTTTACCAGCGACGACTTCCAGCTGCCATCGACTTTGCCGGTCGGGGGCGCCATCACATCCTGGATCAGCGGCGCGACCAGCAGCCATATCGTCTACGGCACGGCCGCGAACGACCAGATCACGGCGGTGAACGCCGATGACACGCTGGTGGGGTGGACGGGCGACGACACTTACGTCATCGGCAATCCAAACCAGAAGATCATCGAGAATCCGGGCGGCGGCATCGACAGTGTTCAAGCCTGGTCATCCTACACGTTGCCTACCAATGTCGAGAACCTGACCCTGATGACGGGAGGGCTTACCGGCGTCGGCAACGAGCTGGCCAATCGGATGGTTGGCTCTAGCGGGAATGACATCCTCAACGGTGCCGGTGGCGACGATTGGCTGTTCGGCGGTGCGGGCAATGACACGTTCATCTATGGCGTCGGGAGCGGTCACGACACGATTGCCGATTTCCACGTGTTCACGAGTGTGACCGCCGAGCACGACAAGCTGGTACTGAAGGGTTACGGCTCCGGTGCTTATCTGACAAATGTCGGGGACGAGTGGACCGTTCACTATGCGGGTGGAACCGACAATCTCCGTATAGCGGGGGTGACACAGCTGTCATCGTCCGACTATGCGTTCGTCTCCGCCACCGGCTCCTCCATGACCATGGCGGGATTGACAGCACCGACCATTTCTCTCGCAGGCTCGACCTCGTCAGCCGCTGGCGGACTTACGAACGCAAACCAGCTGACCCTGACCGGAACGGCCCAGGCCGGAGTAACGATCAAGATATTCGATCAGACAGCGCAGATCGGGGTCGCGACAGCCGATGGTAACGGCATCTGGAGCTTTGCGACGTCGGCTCTAACAGACGGAAGCCATTCCTTTATGGCCCTCGCGACAGACGGCGCCGGCGATGTCGGTGGCGTTTCATCTTCTTTGACTATCACCATCGACGCAACTGCACCAAATGCACCCTCAATCGCAACGTTCTCGCCGGATACCAGTATCCTCGGCGATAGCATTACCAGCGCCAATCCGTTGACGCTGACCGGGACCGCGGAGGCTGGCAGCAAGGTCCTGGTGTTCGATGGAGCGACCCAGGTCGGCACTGCCACGGTCGATGCCGGTGGCAGCTGGTCGTTTGCGACCGGCACGCTGGTCGATGGCGCCCATGCCTTTACCGGCCAGGCGGTGGACGCAGCCGGCAATGTGAGCGTGACGTCTGGCGCCTTGAACGTCACGGTTGATACGGTCGCGCCCAACGCGCCGGTTCTCGTCTCGGATACGCTCGCTGCGTCCAACAAGATGGTGGTCTCGGGAACGGCGGAGGCTGGCAGCACGATTAAGCTGTACGAGGGGACGACGCTGCTCGGCACGGCGGTGACGGCGACCAATGGAGCGTGGAGCGTCACGACCGGATCTCTTGCGGCGGGAACGCATGCGTTCACGGCGGTCGCAACGGATGCGGCTGGAAATTCCAGCGATCTTTCGGCTGTTTTCGATCCAGTCGTGGGGACCCTGATCGAATCGGCCGGAGCAACGAGTCTAACGATTGTTGGAAGTAATTATCATCTTTCAACTGCCGGCACTGACCTTCTGCTGAAATACGGCGGACTTGCCTATGTGGCTGGCCAGTTCAACGGATGGGCGGCGATTGGCGCCGAGACGATCCTCGGTGGTTATGAGGTGGCTTGGAAGAACACTTTCACCGGCATGTATACGCTGTGGAAGACCGACACCAACGGCAACTTCGCATCTTACTTGCTCAGCAATGTAGCTGGGACAAACACTTCTCTGGAATCCGGCGAGATGATCCTCCATCAGGATCTAAACGGAGACGGTACTATCGGACTTCTGGCACCAAACAAAGTGCTTGAATTCAAGGGAACTACCAGCCTGGTTCAGGTTGACGACAATTTCTATCTCTTCAGCAAGACCACGGGGGTTGGTCCCCAGCTGAAATTTGGTGGCTTACCAGTCTTGGCGAGCCAGCGCACCTTCACACCCGCATTGGGCGCTGAGCAAACCTCCACAGGGTATACCGTCGTCTGGAAGATCTCGTCGACCGACTATTCGATTTGGACGACCGACAGCAACGGCAATGAGACGTCCTACGTTCACGCATCTGGAACTAGCACTGCGCTCGAGTCGCTAGAGACGACGTTTCAACAAGACTTAAACGGCGACGGCTCTATCGGCGTGGTTGCGTCCCAAATGACTCTTGCGCCCCCGACCACTGTGATCGAGTCGCAGGGAAAGACCAGCTTAGTTCAGATGGGAGACAATTTCGACCTCTTTGACGGTACGGGGACGGGTCCCGAGCTGAAATATGGAGGTTTGCCAGTCCTGGCAAGCCAGCGCGTGACCACACCAGCGCTGGGCGCCGAGCAAACCGCAACCGGGTATACCGTCGTGTGGAAGGTCGGCGCCGATGAATATTCGATCTGGAATACTGACAAGAACGGGAATGAGACGTCCTATGTTCACGTATCAGGAAGCGACGGTGCTCTGAAGGCGCTAGAACCTAGCTTCCTGCAGGATCTGAACGGCGATGGGGTGATCAATACACCTTCGACCGTCTTGGATATTTCGGGGAAAACCACACTTGCGTTGAACAACATGAGTCAGGTCGCGAAAATCGAGCTTGGCGCAGCGCTTGAATTGACGGGCGCTGTTTCAGGCTCGGTTACTTTCGCTGCCGTGACGGGGACCTTGGTACTCGATCACTCCACGCAATTTACGGGTGCGATTTATGGCCTGTCCGGCAACGGTGATCCGTCCAGTTCGGACATTCTCGACCTCAAGGACATCTCGTTCGGGACGGGTACCAAGGTCGCCTATTCCGGCGACACGTCGGGCGGAATCCTTACCGTCGCGGACGCTCAGAACCATACGGCGCAGATCAAGCTGGTCGGAGACTACACCCATTCGACGTTCAATCTGTCGAGCGACGGAAACGGAGGCACTCTGGTTATCGACCCGCCGGTGGATCAATTCAATTTTTCCTTTGCGAAGGCCTCGACGCCGGCGCCAATTCACGCTGCAGTCGCTGGTGACGCTTTTGTATTCACCGGGACTGCCGTCGCTGGCCCGGTTCAGCTCCTGATCTCGACCGATCTCGCACGGGATCAAGCCTCGTTGACCGCAAATCATATCGAAGCGAACTACGATCATGCCCAGGAGCAAGGGGTGCCTCATATCGAGTTCACATCACATATCGGCCCCACCGATCCTCATGGCTACCTCCTACATGCTTAG
- the galE gene encoding UDP-glucose 4-epimerase GalE yields MPILVTGGAGYIGSQTVLDLLDANEAVVVLDDLSTGFKAAVPPKARLVVGDVGDVMLVSRLIIEHKIDAIIHFAGSIVVPESISDPLHYYLNNASKTRSLIEAAVAGSVSHFIFSSTAAVYGSEGSLPVSEGDPVRPQSPYGRSKLISEWILEDVCRVHPLKYAVLRYFNVAGADPQRGIGQATRGAGHLIKVASEAALGKRQFVEVFGTDYATPDGTCIRDFIHVRDLAIAHRLALARLRNGGSNLTVNCGYGRGYSVMDVLRTVEQIAGTKLDIRKTGRRAGDPVAVVADSSLARSEFGWTPIFGTIDAIVRSTLEWERFRSY; encoded by the coding sequence ATGCCAATCCTTGTGACCGGCGGGGCGGGCTACATCGGCAGCCAAACGGTACTGGACCTGCTTGATGCCAACGAGGCAGTCGTCGTGCTCGACGACCTCTCCACCGGCTTCAAGGCGGCTGTACCTCCAAAGGCCCGGCTGGTCGTTGGGGATGTCGGTGACGTGATGCTCGTTTCCCGGCTCATAATCGAGCATAAGATCGATGCAATCATCCACTTTGCGGGCTCGATCGTCGTTCCAGAATCGATCAGTGATCCGCTTCACTACTATCTGAACAATGCCAGCAAGACGCGGAGTTTGATCGAGGCTGCCGTGGCGGGCAGTGTTTCGCATTTCATATTTTCCTCGACCGCAGCGGTCTACGGTTCCGAAGGGTCGTTGCCAGTTAGCGAAGGCGATCCAGTTCGGCCCCAGTCGCCCTACGGACGATCCAAGCTGATCTCGGAGTGGATTTTGGAAGACGTTTGCAGGGTGCATCCGCTCAAATATGCCGTGCTGCGATACTTCAACGTAGCGGGAGCCGATCCGCAAAGAGGCATTGGGCAGGCGACGCGCGGCGCCGGTCACCTGATCAAGGTCGCAAGCGAGGCGGCTCTCGGCAAAAGACAGTTCGTTGAGGTGTTCGGCACCGACTATGCAACCCCTGACGGCACTTGCATTCGGGACTTCATCCACGTGAGGGATCTCGCGATTGCTCATCGGCTTGCTCTTGCGCGGCTTCGCAATGGGGGATCAAATCTCACGGTTAACTGCGGTTATGGTCGTGGCTATTCAGTCATGGACGTGCTGCGGACGGTCGAACAGATCGCTGGAACGAAGCTCGACATTCGCAAAACAGGGCGGCGCGCCGGAGACCCAGTTGCTGTTGTGGCCGATTCAAGCCTCGCGAGGTCCGAGTTCGGATGGACTCCAATCTTTGGTACCATCGATGCAATTGTCAGAAGTACCCTCGAATGGGAGCGATTTCGATCATATTGA
- a CDS encoding glycosyltransferase family 2 protein → MTRINCGAADLKDAVEQARSADISVIVVTYNHEAFIAQAIESVLAQSTDRLLEVIISEDKSTDRTRDIVEDYERRDKRIRLMLSERNVCSNEVVARALRSAAGRYVCILDGDDYWLTNNKLEQQAHFLDANPDYSAVFHNALIEDTFSAGRRWTRPDLPKMFTLNQIWQGNPFATCAGMLRRNCLEGLDSWYDELFPITDWSLYILCAERGPIAFVDEVVGAYRHHPSGEFSALSTREKMDRTSSFYRRMGKTGGASRRAFAKEGCSLYFFEWATVYAGNGQPRLGWTCLWRSVKGGGIGRSVSWVDACRLAIRLAKGGLH, encoded by the coding sequence ATGACTAGGATCAACTGCGGCGCGGCAGATCTAAAGGATGCGGTTGAGCAAGCGCGTTCAGCCGATATTAGCGTCATCGTGGTTACCTACAACCATGAAGCCTTCATTGCGCAAGCAATCGAGAGTGTACTGGCGCAATCGACAGATCGCCTTCTCGAGGTGATCATCAGCGAAGATAAGTCCACGGACCGAACGCGCGATATAGTGGAAGACTATGAAAGGCGTGACAAACGCATTCGCCTAATGCTTTCGGAACGCAATGTTTGTTCAAATGAAGTTGTTGCCAGGGCACTAAGGAGTGCGGCGGGACGTTACGTTTGCATCTTAGACGGTGACGATTATTGGTTGACGAACAATAAGCTCGAGCAACAGGCACATTTTCTCGATGCCAACCCAGACTACTCTGCTGTTTTTCACAACGCCCTTATCGAGGATACGTTTTCTGCTGGACGCCGCTGGACCAGACCTGATTTACCGAAGATGTTTACTTTAAATCAAATCTGGCAGGGCAACCCATTTGCAACCTGTGCAGGCATGCTTCGCCGCAATTGTCTCGAGGGGTTGGACAGCTGGTACGACGAATTGTTCCCCATCACGGATTGGTCGCTCTACATCCTTTGCGCGGAGCGCGGGCCAATTGCTTTCGTAGACGAAGTCGTTGGAGCTTATCGGCACCATCCGAGTGGCGAATTTTCGGCTCTTTCAACCCGTGAAAAAATGGATCGGACCTCAAGCTTCTATCGGAGAATGGGAAAGACTGGAGGCGCCTCACGACGGGCTTTCGCTAAGGAAGGCTGCTCGCTGTATTTTTTTGAGTGGGCAACGGTTTACGCAGGGAACGGACAGCCTCGCTTAGGATGGACTTGCCTTTGGCGAAGTGTGAAAGGAGGCGGTATCGGGCGCTCCGTATCGTGGGTCGACGCGTGCCGGCTCGCCATTCGCCTTGCCAAAGGAGGACTACATTAG
- a CDS encoding glycosyltransferase, with protein MIPTFNCGRFLEQTLQSVLDQDTGIAQMQIEVIDDASTREDPTEIVRRMGNGRVTLYRQPANVGHLRNFATCLNRARGHLVHLLHGDDFVSPGFYAALERGFNADQSVGAAFCRHAFVDSEGRFKSSSALERVEAGCLENGLARLAEEQRIATPSIAVRRAVYEQLGAFDERLKCSEDWEMWVRIAARYKVWYEPEALASYRMHDDSNTGRHRRLAQELEYSRQAIAIFRRYLPKQLRYAARRARNTYAGVALTTAEELLLRGDIEAVDAHLKCALRLSRSPRIVLRFCHLLSKRLGLGIKK; from the coding sequence ATGATTCCGACATTCAATTGCGGACGTTTCCTCGAACAAACACTGCAAAGTGTTCTGGACCAGGATACGGGCATCGCGCAGATGCAGATCGAGGTGATCGACGATGCATCAACAAGAGAGGATCCGACCGAGATAGTTCGACGCATGGGAAACGGACGCGTAACGCTCTATCGGCAACCTGCCAACGTTGGGCATCTTCGAAATTTTGCGACTTGCCTGAATCGAGCTCGAGGCCACCTAGTGCACCTCCTTCATGGGGACGATTTCGTGTCGCCAGGATTCTACGCAGCTCTTGAGCGAGGGTTTAACGCTGATCAAAGCGTAGGAGCTGCTTTTTGCCGTCATGCTTTTGTAGACTCGGAAGGTCGTTTCAAGTCGTCTTCGGCGCTTGAGCGAGTGGAGGCGGGCTGCCTCGAAAATGGGCTGGCTCGTCTTGCAGAAGAACAAAGGATCGCGACGCCATCCATAGCAGTGCGTCGTGCGGTGTACGAGCAGCTCGGCGCCTTCGATGAGAGGCTCAAATGCAGTGAAGACTGGGAAATGTGGGTCAGGATTGCCGCTCGGTACAAGGTCTGGTACGAGCCGGAGGCACTGGCGAGCTATCGGATGCACGACGACTCTAATACAGGGCGCCATAGAAGGCTGGCACAGGAGTTGGAATATTCGCGCCAGGCCATCGCGATCTTCCGTAGATACTTGCCGAAGCAGTTGCGCTATGCGGCCCGTCGCGCTCGGAATACCTATGCCGGCGTCGCCTTGACGACGGCAGAAGAGCTGTTGTTGCGAGGCGATATTGAAGCGGTAGATGCCCATCTCAAGTGCGCACTGCGGCTGAGCCGCTCCCCAAGGATCGTGCTGCGCTTCTGTCATCTCTTATCGAAGCGACTCGGTCTGGGGATCAAGAAATGA
- a CDS encoding Gfo/Idh/MocA family protein gives MTTAQARYSSPVRVAVAGCGAVSRLYYAPALRRLEAAGRLHVEGVFDPDPKAAAIFAKNLSGPRTVSSYEDLLCKSTQLIILASPPKFHARQAIDALESGIAVHCEKPLATNVRDGERMVEAAAKCNRVLSVGLMRRQFAATRSIRELLNSKVLGDVTFIDVFEGGPFDWPVASADYFTRSQSGGGVLLDIGTHVLDLLRWWLGEPLSTVYEDDSMGGVEANCRIALRFRDFEADIRLSRDWARPNRYFVRATKGWLTWIANDARNFSFGLHGGNSAAEVLLHHPVNRGAEPTLGPVCPDFEFAFDSQLEATIAALTGHAEIVSGSDALTTLKLIEGCYARRAPMSAGWML, from the coding sequence ATGACAACCGCGCAAGCCCGGTATTCATCGCCAGTGCGAGTGGCCGTGGCAGGCTGCGGCGCAGTTTCTCGCCTGTACTATGCACCGGCTTTGCGACGACTCGAGGCAGCTGGTCGTCTCCATGTTGAGGGGGTCTTCGACCCAGATCCGAAAGCCGCCGCCATCTTTGCAAAAAACCTCTCTGGGCCCAGAACGGTATCGTCTTACGAAGACCTACTTTGTAAATCTACCCAACTGATCATTCTCGCCTCGCCGCCGAAATTTCACGCGCGGCAGGCGATAGACGCGTTGGAATCCGGCATCGCGGTGCATTGTGAGAAGCCGCTTGCGACGAATGTCAGGGACGGCGAACGCATGGTCGAAGCCGCAGCGAAATGCAACCGAGTACTGTCGGTTGGGCTGATGCGTCGTCAGTTCGCAGCTACCCGTTCGATACGGGAATTGCTCAACTCGAAGGTCTTGGGCGACGTGACCTTCATCGATGTTTTTGAAGGAGGTCCCTTCGATTGGCCCGTCGCATCTGCAGACTATTTCACCCGAAGCCAGAGCGGCGGGGGAGTACTGCTGGACATCGGCACACATGTTCTTGACCTCCTCCGATGGTGGTTAGGCGAGCCACTTTCTACCGTCTACGAAGACGACTCAATGGGAGGCGTTGAGGCCAATTGTCGGATTGCCTTAAGGTTCCGCGACTTCGAGGCGGATATCCGGCTCAGCCGCGATTGGGCACGACCCAATCGTTATTTTGTTCGGGCGACCAAGGGTTGGCTCACTTGGATCGCAAATGACGCCAGAAACTTTTCGTTCGGCCTTCATGGGGGTAATTCGGCTGCTGAAGTGCTTCTTCACCATCCAGTCAACCGGGGCGCTGAACCTACCCTCGGCCCCGTCTGCCCGGATTTTGAGTTCGCCTTTGATTCTCAGCTCGAGGCAACGATTGCTGCATTAACTGGGCACGCAGAAATTGTTTCCGGATCTGACGCCCTCACCACTTTAAAACTAATTGAAGGGTGTTATGCAAGACGGGCTCCAATGTCTGCCGGCTGGATGCTTTAG